Proteins encoded in a region of the Photobacterium profundum SS9 genome:
- a CDS encoding transposase — MGPNLMSYIALLAGQFHLSVRKIQELLKLQLGTSFSTGAISEAQGKVSSMLTPLHQAVRDAIQNGANGSY; from the coding sequence ATGGGCCCTAACCTCATGAGCTACATTGCCCTGCTGGCTGGACAGTTTCATCTCAGCGTTCGTAAAATACAAGAATTACTCAAGCTGCAGTTAGGCACCTCCTTTTCCACGGGCGCTATCTCCGAGGCTCAAGGAAAAGTATCATCGATGCTTACGCCTTTACATCAAGCCGTTCGAGACGCCATTCAAAATGGCGCCAATGGTTCATATTGA
- a CDS encoding DUF6444 domain-containing protein: MKKKLSFKEEPPTVNSLNEAQALIQELWEKLRHYEDKLSTSSKNSSKSPSSDGPKERAERKKLKALVAAIRLELNKVTRANGEN, translated from the coding sequence ATGAAAAAGAAATTATCATTTAAAGAAGAACCACCGACGGTAAATAGCCTCAATGAAGCTCAAGCTCTTATCCAGGAGCTATGGGAGAAATTGCGGCACTACGAAGACAAGCTCTCGACGAGTTCTAAAAACTCATCAAAGTCGCCATCATCTGATGGCCCAAAAGAGAGGGCTGAGCGAAAAAAGCTGAAAGCCCTCGTAGCGGCAATAAGATTGGAGCTCAACAAGGTCACGAGGGCAAACGGCGAAAACTGA